From Actinopolymorpha cephalotaxi, one genomic window encodes:
- a CDS encoding MFS transporter, with product MFAPYRGLLRLPGALRFSASGLLARLPISMVSLGLVILVSAKTGSYGLAGVVSAVFVVCRAVCSPMQARLVDRHGQHRTLPAIAGLNAAALGGLVVAVEVDAPLVVPVVLAGVAGAVSPSIGSYVRARWSHLLGRGPKLQTAFALEAVADELLFMVGPPVVTFLATGISPNAGLLVALACGLVGTLLLAALRDTEPPAHGRGGSGTAAAPMGWPALFPVVGASVGIGTLFGAFDISVIALATQADARAWSGVLLGITATGSMLSAAVLGSRTLRKPPLTRFRIGAAAITVAMLPLPFVSHLGLLAPIVFFTGLTISPTMIASVARVEETVPVSRLSEGIAWSTSALVGGIALGSAIAGRVIDGHGASAGFFVSLSAGVVATAVAWSGTRRGTGTPPVGAPGAGAPAGG from the coding sequence GTGTTCGCCCCCTATCGCGGTCTGCTGCGCCTACCCGGCGCCCTGAGGTTCTCGGCCAGCGGACTGCTCGCCCGGCTGCCGATCTCGATGGTGTCGCTGGGTCTGGTCATCCTGGTCTCGGCGAAGACCGGTTCGTACGGCCTGGCCGGGGTGGTGTCCGCGGTCTTCGTCGTCTGCCGGGCCGTCTGCTCACCGATGCAGGCCCGGCTCGTCGACCGGCACGGCCAGCACCGGACCCTGCCCGCGATCGCCGGGCTGAACGCGGCCGCGCTGGGCGGGCTGGTGGTCGCGGTCGAGGTGGACGCGCCGCTCGTGGTGCCGGTCGTGCTGGCCGGGGTGGCCGGGGCGGTCTCGCCGTCGATCGGTTCGTACGTCCGGGCGCGGTGGAGCCATCTGCTGGGACGGGGGCCGAAGCTGCAGACCGCGTTCGCGCTGGAGGCGGTGGCCGACGAACTGCTGTTCATGGTCGGGCCGCCGGTGGTGACGTTCCTCGCCACCGGGATCAGCCCGAACGCCGGCCTCCTGGTCGCCCTCGCCTGCGGCCTGGTCGGCACCCTGCTGCTGGCCGCGCTCCGCGACACCGAGCCACCCGCGCACGGTCGCGGCGGAAGCGGTACGGCAGCGGCGCCGATGGGCTGGCCGGCGCTGTTCCCGGTGGTCGGCGCGAGCGTGGGGATCGGCACCCTCTTCGGCGCGTTCGACATCTCCGTCATCGCTCTCGCCACCCAGGCCGACGCCCGGGCGTGGTCCGGTGTCCTGCTCGGCATCACCGCGACGGGTTCGATGCTCTCCGCGGCGGTCCTCGGCAGCCGGACCCTGCGCAAGCCGCCGTTGACACGGTTCCGGATCGGGGCGGCGGCCATCACGGTGGCGATGCTGCCGTTGCCGTTCGTCTCCCATCTCGGGTTGCTGGCGCCGATCGTGTTCTTCACCGGGCTGACGATCTCGCCGACGATGATCGCCAGCGTGGCGCGGGTCGAGGAGACCGTTCCCGTCAGCCGGCTCAGTGAGGGCATCGCCTGGTCGACGAGTGCCCTGGTCGGCGGGATCGCACTCGGCAGCGCGATCGCCGGGCGGGTGATCGACGGCCACGGGGCGAGCGCCGGGTTCTTCGTGTCGCTGTCCGCGGGCGTGGTGGCGACCGCCGTCGCCTGGTCCGGTACCCGGCGCGGGACGGGAACGCCGCCCGTCGGTGCGCCCGGAGCCGGCGCACCGGCGGGAGGGTGA
- a CDS encoding pentapeptide repeat-containing protein: MEDPRHELRADCARCFALCCVVPAFAASADFAIDKPARTPCPNLEQDFRCGIHDQLRPRGFPGCTAFDCLGAGQQVAQVTFEGRDWRAHPETAQPMFDAFVVMRQLYEFRWYLTEALALTEKLALTEASGAPGEPGETVGPGPSGVPGPAAARALREELIEVHDRTERHTRADVGTLRQLDLDAHRSAVNPLLRRTSELVRAQSPGPVRGAGGARPAGGQGREQQRGQGRGQGRGRRARSGGAGRTDRNRWRGDLRGAELPGADLLGANLREADLRGADLRGGYLIGADLRGANLARADLIGADLRAADLRGAHLREALFLTRTQLAAAIGDSETEVPPWFTPPAHWLG; encoded by the coding sequence GTGGAGGATCCTCGCCACGAACTCCGGGCCGACTGTGCGCGGTGTTTCGCCCTGTGCTGTGTCGTTCCCGCGTTCGCGGCGTCGGCGGACTTCGCGATCGACAAGCCCGCCCGCACGCCCTGCCCCAACCTGGAGCAGGACTTCCGCTGTGGCATCCACGACCAGCTTCGCCCTCGCGGGTTCCCGGGCTGTACGGCGTTCGACTGCCTCGGCGCGGGTCAGCAGGTCGCACAGGTGACCTTCGAGGGCCGCGACTGGCGCGCGCATCCGGAGACCGCGCAGCCGATGTTCGACGCGTTCGTGGTGATGCGGCAGTTGTACGAGTTCCGCTGGTATCTCACCGAGGCGCTCGCGCTGACCGAGAAGCTTGCGCTGACCGAGGCGTCGGGGGCGCCGGGCGAGCCCGGGGAGACGGTCGGGCCCGGACCCTCTGGGGTGCCGGGGCCGGCCGCTGCCCGCGCACTGCGCGAGGAGCTCATCGAGGTGCACGACCGGACCGAACGCCACACCCGCGCCGACGTCGGCACCCTGCGTCAACTCGACCTTGACGCCCATCGGTCGGCCGTCAACCCGCTCCTGCGGCGGACCAGTGAGCTCGTCCGGGCGCAGTCGCCGGGGCCCGTGCGCGGTGCAGGTGGGGCGCGTCCTGCAGGAGGCCAGGGGCGAGAACAGCAACGAGGGCAGGGGCGAGGGCAGGGGCGAGGCAGGCGGGCGCGTTCCGGTGGGGCAGGGCGTACGGACAGAAACCGGTGGCGTGGCGACCTGCGTGGGGCCGAACTCCCCGGAGCGGACCTGCTGGGTGCGAACCTGCGCGAGGCCGACCTGCGCGGCGCGGACCTGCGCGGTGGCTACCTCATCGGCGCCGACCTGCGCGGGGCGAACCTCGCCCGGGCGGACCTGATCGGCGCCGACCTGCGCGCGGCCGACCTGCGCGGCGCCCACCTGCGAGAGGCGTTGTTCCTCACCCGCACCCAGCTCGCGGCGGCCATCGGCGACAGCGAAACCGAGGTGCCGCCGTGGTTCACTCCGCCCGCTCACTGGCTGGGCTGA
- a CDS encoding SDR family NAD(P)-dependent oxidoreductase, translating into MTERTLDRQVAIVTGASRGIGAVTARVLAQEGATVVCAARDEAALSEVTEEIAANGGDALAVPTDVGDPESVARLVARTVEAYGRLDVAVNNAMGGGHPPTRLADVAVEDYDSALRVGLRGVFLSMKYEIPAMLGSGGGAIVNMTSTAGVHPIGGLAGYVSAKSGVIGLTRSAALDYAEAGVRVNALAPGPTATRRLRTPTPDVARRITDSVPMRRVGTAEEVAAAVVWLCSPAAAFVTGTVLPVDGGMLAGAAPFSRPGPARVPGA; encoded by the coding sequence GTGACGGAGCGGACGCTCGACAGGCAGGTCGCGATCGTCACCGGGGCCAGCCGCGGCATCGGGGCGGTCACGGCCCGGGTGCTCGCTCAGGAGGGCGCGACGGTCGTGTGCGCGGCCCGGGACGAGGCGGCGCTGTCGGAGGTGACAGAGGAGATCGCCGCGAACGGTGGCGACGCGCTGGCCGTCCCCACCGACGTCGGCGACCCCGAGTCGGTCGCCCGGCTGGTCGCCCGCACGGTCGAGGCGTACGGACGACTGGACGTCGCGGTCAACAACGCCATGGGTGGCGGGCACCCGCCGACCCGGCTGGCCGACGTCGCGGTCGAGGACTACGACAGTGCCCTGCGGGTGGGGCTGCGCGGGGTCTTCCTGTCCATGAAGTACGAGATCCCGGCGATGCTCGGGTCCGGTGGCGGCGCGATCGTGAACATGACCTCGACGGCCGGCGTCCACCCGATCGGCGGGCTCGCCGGCTACGTCTCGGCGAAGTCGGGAGTGATCGGCCTCACCCGCAGCGCCGCTCTGGACTACGCCGAGGCGGGAGTACGCGTGAACGCCTTGGCGCCGGGCCCGACCGCCACCAGGCGCCTGCGGACACCCACCCCGGACGTGGCGCGGCGCATCACCGACTCGGTGCCCATGCGCCGGGTGGGTACGGCGGAGGAGGTGGCCGCGGCCGTGGTGTGGCTGTGTTCACCGGCGGCAGCATTCGTGACCGGCACGGTTCTCCCCGTCGACGGCGGGATGCTCGCGGGTGCGGCGCCCTTCAGCCGGCCGGGGCCCGCACGGGTGCCCGGGGCGTAA